A single window of Macadamia integrifolia cultivar HAES 741 unplaced genomic scaffold, SCU_Mint_v3 scaffold381, whole genome shotgun sequence DNA harbors:
- the LOC122068396 gene encoding transcription factor MYB3R-1-like isoform X1 has translation MASDRIQGATSAEVTEILVTVPFDGSSDGVQRMRPMHGRTSGPTRRSTKGQWTSEEDELLRKAVQLFKGRNWKKIAAECFKDRTDVQCLHRWQKVLNPELVKGPWSKEEDDIIIELVNKYGAKKWSTIAQALPGRIGKQCRERWHNHLNPAINKEAWTQEEELALIQAHQIYGNRWAELTKFLPGRTDNSIKNHWNSSVKKKLDSYLASGLLTKFQGLPHVPNPNQCTPSSSLRTQQSSGDNSVPKDVAEAEEISECSQGSTAVGCSKSEHDVAHAVSVQTQEEFQVTEEASQRMGQGSCMPLCPEQYYTFEEVPELSHELEISVNLTEQTIFPEVGVSDSNYDQEPPRFFETSAQCIVGVEEHHKTGSVLLQNSVEFNASTSMGNMVVDSDDQEHVSTSKGDCCGVTCPESRIDGCFSMGNQINFSNIIDLDGCVNSFISQSDIQGSEADRSLTSQSYYSVGSSDMMGSSSSQPLSSVPPLLYTGDGKHIHGSESNEPRDTATETQESGIITSSCDGFIYLNVSASCDGEMDKFCLGMEPDQSKDDSKSVPVDIFSSLTSELTEMLPCLDESTNVHTENPDSGALFYEPPRFPSLEIPFVSCDLITSGGDLQQAYSPLGIRQLMMSSMNCSSPYSLWDSPARDDSPDLVLKSAAKSFICTPSILKKRNRELLSPLQEKRSDKRLEREDSNQETFCTSVLARDFSCLDVVFDEKVGHRASLSSIEEVLLSPSDNQKKNPGSSIYEKENLDRAFEAQKDGTASTKRVSEKGFDDTNPLEKVQQPSGVLVEQNVNNMMLFSPNQDRFPSSKALSGGIRTPRIQNCLSLDMASNQFGHSESSSGKRCLSVIVSPTVRGKRHAKCIMPLTSAQCSPSSGPLEVASENGGSAVDIESFSIFGDTPSFKRSIESPSAWKSPWFMNSFLPGPRVDTDITIEDIGYFMSPGERSYDAIGLMKQLSEHTAAAVAEAQEILASENPGVPSKERLSTDQNSAREYNHFSDDELENLIPLPCGVLSEQRVLDFSGCGTPVKQMENGKSVGTMNGVSFSSSPSSYLMKGCR, from the exons GATGAGTTATTGCGCAAGGCTGTTCAGCTCTTTAAAGGAAGAAATTGGAAAAAGATAG CAGCTGAGTGTTTCAAAGATAGGACAGATGTTCAGTGCCTCCACAGGTGGCAGAAGGTTTTGAATCCAGAACTTGTCAAAGGTCCATGGTCAAAAGAG GAAGATGATATAATAATTGAGTTGGTGAATAAATATGGGGCTAAGAAGTGGTCCACCATTGCTCAAGCATTACCTGGCCGTATTGGAAAGCAATGCCGTGAAAG ATGGCATAATCATCTTAACCCTGCAATCAACAAGGAGGCGTGGACTCAAGAAGAGGAGTTGGCTTTGATTCAAGCACATCAAATTTATGGAAACAGATGGGCAGAGTTAACAAAATTCTTGCCTGGAAG GACAGACAATTCAATTAAAAATCACTGGAACAGCTCTGTTAAAAAGAAGTTGGACTCGTACTTGGCTTCAGGCTTACTCACAAAATTTCAAGGTCTGCCTCATGTGCCAAACCCAAATCAGTGCACGCCTTCATCCTCGCTGAGGACACAACAGAGCAGTGGAGATAATAGTGTCCCCAAAGATGTGGCAGAAGCAGAGGAAATATCGGAATGTAGCCAAGGTTCAACTGCTGTTGGTTGCTCCAAGTCTGAGCACGACGTGGCTCATGCAGTTTCAGTACAAACACAGGAGGAGTTTCAAGTGACAGAGGAGGCTAGTCAAAGAATGGGTCAAGGCTCTTGTATGCCATTATGTCCTGAACAGTATTATACATTTGAAGAAGTCCCAGAGTTATCTCATGAACTGGAAATCTCTGTTAACTTGACTGAGCAAACCATATTCCCTGAGGTTGGAGTCTCTGACAGCAATTATGACCAGGAACCACCACGGTTTTTTGAAACATCGGCACAGTGTATTGTAGGTGTTGAAGAACACCACAAAACAGGATCTGTTCTGTTACAGAACTCTGTGGAGTTTAATGCTTCTACTTCAATGGGAAATATGGTTGTGGATTCTGATGACCAGGAGCATGTATCAACATCTAAAGGTGATTGTTGTGGGGTTACATGCCCAGAGTCGAGAATTGATGGATGCTTTTCTATGGGAAATCAGATTAACTTTTCAAATATAATTGACTTGGACGGATGTGTCAATTCATTTATTTCCCAATCTGACATCCAGGGCTCTGAAGCAGATAGAAGTTTAACTTCACAGTCATATTATTCAGTAGGATCTTCTGATATGATGGGAAGCTCAAGTTCTCAGCCTCTATCAAGTGTTCCCCCCCTGCTTTACACTGGTGATGGTAAACACATACATGGTAGTGAAAGTAATGAGCCAAGAGACACAGCAACTGAAACTCAAGAGTCAGGGATTATTACAAGCTCATGTGATGGTTTCATTTATCTTAATGTCTCTGCAAGTTGTGATGGTGAAATGGACAAGTTTTGCCTGGGTATGGAGCCAGACCAGTCAAAGGATGATTCAAAATCGGTTCCTGTGGACATTTTTAGTTCCCTGACTTCCGAACTGACAGAAATGCTTCCTTGCCTGGATGAAAGCACAAATGTGCATACAGAAAATCCAGATTCGGGAGCTCTATTTTATGAGCCTCCTCGTTTTCCAAGCTTGGAGATCCCTTTTGTCAGCTGTGATCTCATTACATCTGGTGGTGATTTGCAGCAAGCATATAGTCCCCTTGGGATACGCCAACTTATGATGTCTTCTATGAACTGCTCTTCCCCATACAGCTTATGGGATTCACCGGCTCGTGATGATAGCCCTGATCTTGTCCTAAAATCTGCCGCCAAAAGCTTTATTTGTACTCCATCGATCTTGAAGAAACGGAACCGTGAGCTCTTATCTCCTTTGCAAGAAAAAAGAAGTGACAAAAGGCTTGAGAGGGAGGACTCAAATCAGGAAACGTTTTGTACGTCCGTGTTGGCCAGAGATTTTTCTTGTCTGGATGTTGTTTTTGATGAAAAGGTGGGTCACAGGGCTTCTTTATCTTCTATTGAGGAGgttcttctctctccatcagatAACCAGAAAAAGAACCCTGGATCCTCCAtttatgaaaaggaaaatttggaCCGTGCTTTTGAAGCACAAAAAGATGGTACTGCATCTACGAAAAGGGTTTCAGAGAAAGGGTTTGATGATACTAATCCTTTGGAGAAG GTGCAACAGCCTTCCGGAGTACTTGTTGAACAGAATGTGAATAATATGATGTTATTTTCTCCTAATCAAGATAGATTCCCATCAAGCAAAGCCTTGAGCGGAGGTATCAGAACTCCAAGAATTCAGAATTGTTTAAGCTTGGACATGGCGTCAAACCAATTTGGCCATTCAGAATCTTCATCTGGGAAACGTTGCCTGTCTGTAATTGTGTCTCCTACTGTTAGAGGAAAGAGGCATGCGAAGTGTATAATGCCACTTACATCTGCACAATGTTCTCCTTCATCAGGTCCACTAGAAGTTGCATCTGAAAATGGTGGAAGTGCTGTGGATATTGAAAGCTTTAGCAT ATTTGGCGACACCCCTTCCTTTAAAAGAAGTATCGAGTCTCCCTCAGCATGGAAGTCTCCTTGGTTCATGAACTCTTTTCTGCCTGGACCAAGAGTTGATACAGACATAACAATTGAG GACATTGGATATTTTATGAGCCCTGGCGAGAGAAGCTACGATGCAATTGGTTTAATGAAACAGTTGAGTGAGCATACTGCTGCTGCAGTGGCCGAGGCGCAGGAGATTCTGGCATCTGAAAACCCCGGAGTACCTTCAAAGGAAAGACTCTCCACTGACCAGAATTCCGCCCGAGAGTATAATCACTTCTCAGATGATGAGCTGGAGAACCTTATTCCCTTGCCTTGTGGTGTCCTG AGTGAGCAGCGGGTTCTGGATTTCAGTGGATGTGGGACACCTGTGAAGCAAATGGAGAACGGAAAGTCTGTTGGAACCATGAATGGAGTAAGCTTTTCCTCGAGCCCCTCTTCCTACCTGATGAAGGGCTGCAGGTAG
- the LOC122068396 gene encoding transcription factor MYB3R-1-like isoform X2 encodes MASDRIQGATSAEVTEILVTVPFDGSSDGVQRMRPMHGRTSGPTRRSTKGQWTSEEDELLRKAVQLFKGRNWKKIAECFKDRTDVQCLHRWQKVLNPELVKGPWSKEEDDIIIELVNKYGAKKWSTIAQALPGRIGKQCRERWHNHLNPAINKEAWTQEEELALIQAHQIYGNRWAELTKFLPGRTDNSIKNHWNSSVKKKLDSYLASGLLTKFQGLPHVPNPNQCTPSSSLRTQQSSGDNSVPKDVAEAEEISECSQGSTAVGCSKSEHDVAHAVSVQTQEEFQVTEEASQRMGQGSCMPLCPEQYYTFEEVPELSHELEISVNLTEQTIFPEVGVSDSNYDQEPPRFFETSAQCIVGVEEHHKTGSVLLQNSVEFNASTSMGNMVVDSDDQEHVSTSKGDCCGVTCPESRIDGCFSMGNQINFSNIIDLDGCVNSFISQSDIQGSEADRSLTSQSYYSVGSSDMMGSSSSQPLSSVPPLLYTGDGKHIHGSESNEPRDTATETQESGIITSSCDGFIYLNVSASCDGEMDKFCLGMEPDQSKDDSKSVPVDIFSSLTSELTEMLPCLDESTNVHTENPDSGALFYEPPRFPSLEIPFVSCDLITSGGDLQQAYSPLGIRQLMMSSMNCSSPYSLWDSPARDDSPDLVLKSAAKSFICTPSILKKRNRELLSPLQEKRSDKRLEREDSNQETFCTSVLARDFSCLDVVFDEKVGHRASLSSIEEVLLSPSDNQKKNPGSSIYEKENLDRAFEAQKDGTASTKRVSEKGFDDTNPLEKVQQPSGVLVEQNVNNMMLFSPNQDRFPSSKALSGGIRTPRIQNCLSLDMASNQFGHSESSSGKRCLSVIVSPTVRGKRHAKCIMPLTSAQCSPSSGPLEVASENGGSAVDIESFSIFGDTPSFKRSIESPSAWKSPWFMNSFLPGPRVDTDITIEDIGYFMSPGERSYDAIGLMKQLSEHTAAAVAEAQEILASENPGVPSKERLSTDQNSAREYNHFSDDELENLIPLPCGVLSEQRVLDFSGCGTPVKQMENGKSVGTMNGVSFSSSPSSYLMKGCR; translated from the exons GATGAGTTATTGCGCAAGGCTGTTCAGCTCTTTAAAGGAAGAAATTGGAAAAAGATAG CTGAGTGTTTCAAAGATAGGACAGATGTTCAGTGCCTCCACAGGTGGCAGAAGGTTTTGAATCCAGAACTTGTCAAAGGTCCATGGTCAAAAGAG GAAGATGATATAATAATTGAGTTGGTGAATAAATATGGGGCTAAGAAGTGGTCCACCATTGCTCAAGCATTACCTGGCCGTATTGGAAAGCAATGCCGTGAAAG ATGGCATAATCATCTTAACCCTGCAATCAACAAGGAGGCGTGGACTCAAGAAGAGGAGTTGGCTTTGATTCAAGCACATCAAATTTATGGAAACAGATGGGCAGAGTTAACAAAATTCTTGCCTGGAAG GACAGACAATTCAATTAAAAATCACTGGAACAGCTCTGTTAAAAAGAAGTTGGACTCGTACTTGGCTTCAGGCTTACTCACAAAATTTCAAGGTCTGCCTCATGTGCCAAACCCAAATCAGTGCACGCCTTCATCCTCGCTGAGGACACAACAGAGCAGTGGAGATAATAGTGTCCCCAAAGATGTGGCAGAAGCAGAGGAAATATCGGAATGTAGCCAAGGTTCAACTGCTGTTGGTTGCTCCAAGTCTGAGCACGACGTGGCTCATGCAGTTTCAGTACAAACACAGGAGGAGTTTCAAGTGACAGAGGAGGCTAGTCAAAGAATGGGTCAAGGCTCTTGTATGCCATTATGTCCTGAACAGTATTATACATTTGAAGAAGTCCCAGAGTTATCTCATGAACTGGAAATCTCTGTTAACTTGACTGAGCAAACCATATTCCCTGAGGTTGGAGTCTCTGACAGCAATTATGACCAGGAACCACCACGGTTTTTTGAAACATCGGCACAGTGTATTGTAGGTGTTGAAGAACACCACAAAACAGGATCTGTTCTGTTACAGAACTCTGTGGAGTTTAATGCTTCTACTTCAATGGGAAATATGGTTGTGGATTCTGATGACCAGGAGCATGTATCAACATCTAAAGGTGATTGTTGTGGGGTTACATGCCCAGAGTCGAGAATTGATGGATGCTTTTCTATGGGAAATCAGATTAACTTTTCAAATATAATTGACTTGGACGGATGTGTCAATTCATTTATTTCCCAATCTGACATCCAGGGCTCTGAAGCAGATAGAAGTTTAACTTCACAGTCATATTATTCAGTAGGATCTTCTGATATGATGGGAAGCTCAAGTTCTCAGCCTCTATCAAGTGTTCCCCCCCTGCTTTACACTGGTGATGGTAAACACATACATGGTAGTGAAAGTAATGAGCCAAGAGACACAGCAACTGAAACTCAAGAGTCAGGGATTATTACAAGCTCATGTGATGGTTTCATTTATCTTAATGTCTCTGCAAGTTGTGATGGTGAAATGGACAAGTTTTGCCTGGGTATGGAGCCAGACCAGTCAAAGGATGATTCAAAATCGGTTCCTGTGGACATTTTTAGTTCCCTGACTTCCGAACTGACAGAAATGCTTCCTTGCCTGGATGAAAGCACAAATGTGCATACAGAAAATCCAGATTCGGGAGCTCTATTTTATGAGCCTCCTCGTTTTCCAAGCTTGGAGATCCCTTTTGTCAGCTGTGATCTCATTACATCTGGTGGTGATTTGCAGCAAGCATATAGTCCCCTTGGGATACGCCAACTTATGATGTCTTCTATGAACTGCTCTTCCCCATACAGCTTATGGGATTCACCGGCTCGTGATGATAGCCCTGATCTTGTCCTAAAATCTGCCGCCAAAAGCTTTATTTGTACTCCATCGATCTTGAAGAAACGGAACCGTGAGCTCTTATCTCCTTTGCAAGAAAAAAGAAGTGACAAAAGGCTTGAGAGGGAGGACTCAAATCAGGAAACGTTTTGTACGTCCGTGTTGGCCAGAGATTTTTCTTGTCTGGATGTTGTTTTTGATGAAAAGGTGGGTCACAGGGCTTCTTTATCTTCTATTGAGGAGgttcttctctctccatcagatAACCAGAAAAAGAACCCTGGATCCTCCAtttatgaaaaggaaaatttggaCCGTGCTTTTGAAGCACAAAAAGATGGTACTGCATCTACGAAAAGGGTTTCAGAGAAAGGGTTTGATGATACTAATCCTTTGGAGAAG GTGCAACAGCCTTCCGGAGTACTTGTTGAACAGAATGTGAATAATATGATGTTATTTTCTCCTAATCAAGATAGATTCCCATCAAGCAAAGCCTTGAGCGGAGGTATCAGAACTCCAAGAATTCAGAATTGTTTAAGCTTGGACATGGCGTCAAACCAATTTGGCCATTCAGAATCTTCATCTGGGAAACGTTGCCTGTCTGTAATTGTGTCTCCTACTGTTAGAGGAAAGAGGCATGCGAAGTGTATAATGCCACTTACATCTGCACAATGTTCTCCTTCATCAGGTCCACTAGAAGTTGCATCTGAAAATGGTGGAAGTGCTGTGGATATTGAAAGCTTTAGCAT ATTTGGCGACACCCCTTCCTTTAAAAGAAGTATCGAGTCTCCCTCAGCATGGAAGTCTCCTTGGTTCATGAACTCTTTTCTGCCTGGACCAAGAGTTGATACAGACATAACAATTGAG GACATTGGATATTTTATGAGCCCTGGCGAGAGAAGCTACGATGCAATTGGTTTAATGAAACAGTTGAGTGAGCATACTGCTGCTGCAGTGGCCGAGGCGCAGGAGATTCTGGCATCTGAAAACCCCGGAGTACCTTCAAAGGAAAGACTCTCCACTGACCAGAATTCCGCCCGAGAGTATAATCACTTCTCAGATGATGAGCTGGAGAACCTTATTCCCTTGCCTTGTGGTGTCCTG AGTGAGCAGCGGGTTCTGGATTTCAGTGGATGTGGGACACCTGTGAAGCAAATGGAGAACGGAAAGTCTGTTGGAACCATGAATGGAGTAAGCTTTTCCTCGAGCCCCTCTTCCTACCTGATGAAGGGCTGCAGGTAG